A genomic stretch from Cryomorphaceae bacterium 1068 includes:
- a CDS encoding AarF/ABC1/UbiB kinase family protein, which translates to MKEQHKIPVSKVQRAAKFVGTGAKMGGNYLKYYAKKMVDPEMSRDSLDEANAADVYESLSQLKGSALKVAQMMSMDQNVLPKAYTDKFQMAQYNAPPLSYPLVVKTFKKYFGESPDELFDTFSAKALNAASIGQVHQATLKGKKLAVKIQYPGVANSVSSDLKLAKPIAMRLMNVKGKDLDKYLQEVEEKLLEETDYSLELRRSIDLTKKCRDLNIRFPKYYPEYSSERVITMDWIDGTHLSEWIATNPSQEKRNEIGQALWDFYNYQIHELHMVHADPHPGNFLITDEGQLAVLDFGCVKEIPLDFYSDYFRFMDIELVGKPLEFNALLHKMEFLLPEDKPAETEYFTRVFGEMVSLLCQPFGVDEFDFSSKEYFAGIYALGDQVAANKQFRKSNAARGSKHGIYINRTYFGLYNILHMLEANVKTKVPTDLLKMPKAS; encoded by the coding sequence ATGAAAGAGCAACACAAGATTCCTGTCTCTAAGGTTCAACGTGCCGCAAAATTTGTGGGAACGGGAGCCAAGATGGGAGGAAATTACCTGAAGTATTACGCCAAGAAAATGGTTGATCCCGAAATGAGTCGGGACTCACTGGACGAAGCCAATGCAGCTGATGTGTACGAATCATTGAGTCAATTGAAGGGAAGCGCCCTGAAGGTGGCCCAAATGATGTCGATGGATCAAAACGTATTGCCAAAGGCTTATACCGATAAGTTTCAAATGGCGCAATACAATGCACCGCCATTGTCTTATCCCCTGGTTGTAAAGACATTCAAGAAGTATTTTGGCGAAAGCCCGGACGAACTTTTCGATACATTTTCCGCGAAAGCTCTGAATGCGGCCTCGATTGGTCAAGTTCACCAAGCCACACTAAAGGGAAAAAAGTTGGCTGTCAAGATTCAGTATCCTGGAGTGGCGAATAGCGTTTCCAGCGATTTGAAATTGGCCAAACCCATTGCCATGCGCTTGATGAATGTGAAGGGCAAGGATTTAGACAAATACCTCCAAGAAGTCGAAGAGAAGCTCTTGGAAGAAACGGATTACAGTTTGGAATTGCGTCGATCAATTGACCTAACTAAAAAGTGCCGGGATCTGAACATTCGCTTTCCAAAGTACTACCCTGAATACTCCTCCGAACGCGTTATCACAATGGATTGGATCGATGGAACTCACTTGAGTGAGTGGATTGCAACCAATCCTTCACAAGAGAAGCGAAACGAGATAGGGCAAGCTCTATGGGACTTTTACAATTACCAAATTCATGAACTCCATATGGTTCATGCCGATCCTCATCCGGGAAACTTTCTGATTACTGATGAGGGCCAATTGGCTGTCTTGGATTTTGGCTGTGTCAAAGAAATTCCACTTGACTTTTATAGCGACTACTTCCGGTTTATGGATATAGAGTTGGTGGGAAAACCGCTTGAATTCAATGCGCTCCTTCACAAAATGGAATTTCTTCTCCCTGAAGACAAACCCGCAGAAACGGAGTACTTCACGCGCGTCTTCGGTGAAATGGTGTCGCTTCTATGCCAGCCCTTTGGAGTGGATGAATTTGATTTTAGTAGCAAAGAATACTTCGCTGGTATTTATGCTTTGGGAGACCAAGTTGCTGCTAATAAGCAGTTCCGAAAGAGCAATGCAGCACGAGGTTCGAAGCACGGAATTTACATCAATCGCACCTATTTCGGTTTGTATAACATTCTGCACATGCTTGAAGCCAACGTCAAGACCAAGGTTCCGACTGACCTCTTAAAAATGCCAAAGGCATCTTAA
- a CDS encoding alpha/beta hydrolase: MSKPNSILHYEIHHTQEHEAWMVFVHGAGGSVRTWQKQVDFFKGKFNLLLIDLRDHGKSKDLESDKAFGFDLVGNDVIDVMDNLGIEEAHFIGVSMGSIVIRHIELLTPERVTSVVLAGGIFKMSRKIKVLAFSARALSAILPFQTLYQVFAVVLLPRNNHSASRRVFIREAQKLKDKEAKKWFGLLKKLNRTLKDLFSKRIEAPCLIVMGEQDHVFLQPARDYVEKYGEVLLETIDRCGHVCNIERAAEFNQRCFSFILKLEQRTV, encoded by the coding sequence GTGTCTAAACCAAACTCCATACTTCATTACGAAATTCATCATACTCAAGAGCATGAGGCATGGATGGTTTTTGTGCACGGCGCCGGAGGCAGCGTGCGAACCTGGCAAAAGCAAGTCGATTTTTTCAAGGGAAAATTTAATCTTTTGCTCATCGACCTTCGTGATCACGGAAAATCAAAAGATCTCGAGTCTGATAAAGCATTTGGTTTTGATCTGGTAGGAAATGACGTTATCGACGTGATGGATAATCTCGGGATTGAAGAAGCTCATTTTATCGGTGTTTCAATGGGAAGCATTGTGATTCGACACATCGAGCTTTTGACTCCTGAGAGAGTTACCTCTGTGGTTCTTGCCGGCGGAATATTTAAAATGAGCCGCAAGATTAAAGTGTTGGCATTTTCAGCTCGAGCCCTTTCGGCAATTCTGCCGTTTCAAACGCTTTATCAAGTGTTTGCGGTGGTATTGCTTCCGCGAAACAATCATTCCGCCTCGAGAAGAGTATTTATTCGAGAAGCTCAAAAACTAAAAGATAAAGAAGCCAAGAAGTGGTTTGGACTATTGAAAAAACTTAATCGAACGCTTAAAGATCTTTTTTCGAAAAGGATAGAAGCACCCTGCCTAATCGTTATGGGAGAGCAGGACCATGTATTTCTTCAGCCAGCTAGAGATTACGTTGAAAAATATGGAGAGGTACTTCTGGAGACGATTGACCGATGTGGACATGTCTGCAATATTGAGCGGGCAGCTGAGTTCAATCAGCGATGCTTCAGCTTTATTTTAAAATTGGAACAAAGAACCGTGTAG
- a CDS encoding TIGR03643 family protein: MNLKKVEEKLGERGLDRVIEMAWEDRTTFDTIEDQFGISEKVVINLMRRNMKPSSFRMWRKRVQGRVTKHAGTSPADRFKCSRQRNISGNKISKR; the protein is encoded by the coding sequence ATGAATCTGAAAAAAGTCGAAGAAAAGTTGGGAGAAAGAGGGCTGGATCGAGTAATCGAGATGGCTTGGGAAGATCGTACTACCTTTGATACCATTGAAGATCAGTTCGGTATTTCTGAGAAAGTGGTCATCAATCTCATGCGGAGAAATATGAAGCCTTCAAGTTTCAGAATGTGGAGAAAGAGAGTGCAAGGTCGAGTGACCAAACACGCGGGGACTTCTCCCGCGGATAGATTTAAATGCAGTCGTCAGAGAAATATCTCAGGCAATAAAATATCCAAAAGATAG
- a CDS encoding sulfatase-like hydrolase/transferase: MFYKLKLGLVALLVASSCFSQSDNKPNILLIICDDLNRMGMGTMEDPMVYTPNIDSLVSESFVFTNAHANVAGCGPSRASMFTGVLPQTSGHSGYKMSQNSWLDNPILAPTTSVFKQFLDHGYDVYGSGKVYHGYRLRSEDFTEFNSEPLQGPFASNKQIHSDLPESFQAFDLSFARLENVPSYPEYTGWQHRDGSPFHFENDENRDLLADEMTVEYCQEVLASLASDTSDKPFFLSAGIFNPHQPLHVPGKYWDLYDTTSFDFGYLQPDTTLPSLTALTNRYNANSNLAYDVMEDESPSDDPYFFLRQFIQGYYASVSFVDDQVGALIEALEINGFSENTIVILTSDHGFHLGSKGLLAKSTLWNDATSIPFIIKVPGESPQIISDPVSLIDLYPTLLEYGQVPEPESHAMDGLPLQSLISGERESTAILNGSSKEFLEVGELNEVFHSHHAYLKDSYKYVYYSSGEDELYDIEIDFRETNDLSGLPEFQKIRNSMYRGLRNKIGFIRPPEQSFECLYYGDFEQDLNGWGPSEPDSNFGLAENDSIIDSQHLLMFGNSSRHISNENVIFKTTGAHTFGLTGYSNADSATVFIRIATENHIFLDTVLTIFPDLTSYEFSFDVSEPLPAHGDLALYLKSNSDIDVHVDDVFLRNLDAFNESLTPCQFAEPIQTDVLFTQVENRAMNDLLDQSSVTCESISGSAPQLWQQFSPDQATGIIGVRIQDLNPVIELFSDCNAQSSICLNQQTSDGEASYLTDLNPGATYYLRITSEIDSPIDNLNAPQVKSIFLNATPAQLAGESYEVLNQTDFLELVDQPVFDQPIKDVQFHFEKIPTGESITYSVDFDPSLIYPMSLFPDLVANELYIIKVKYRVGVISTTVPYGPVKKIFFKSEFPIISQFLLFPNPTTTDLSSISLRFNNMETGMGIVNIFDMTGRQIFSKQASIQSSVLNLSGLPPLSQGTYVVAFKTMEGKSAQELLFVH; this comes from the coding sequence ATGTTCTACAAGTTAAAATTAGGACTAGTCGCTCTTTTAGTGGCAAGTTCATGTTTCTCGCAGAGTGATAATAAACCTAATATCCTCCTAATAATTTGTGATGACCTAAATCGGATGGGGATGGGGACCATGGAAGACCCAATGGTCTACACGCCTAATATCGATAGCTTGGTTTCCGAGAGTTTCGTCTTTACAAATGCTCATGCCAATGTAGCGGGTTGTGGCCCTTCAAGGGCTAGCATGTTTACAGGGGTTTTACCTCAAACCAGCGGTCATTCCGGATATAAAATGTCGCAAAACTCTTGGCTTGACAACCCTATACTGGCGCCGACGACTTCCGTTTTCAAACAATTTCTAGACCATGGTTATGACGTGTATGGCAGCGGGAAAGTATATCACGGCTATAGGCTTCGTTCGGAAGATTTCACTGAATTTAACAGCGAACCCCTACAAGGGCCGTTTGCCTCAAACAAGCAAATTCATTCTGACCTTCCCGAGTCTTTTCAAGCTTTTGACTTATCGTTTGCAAGACTGGAAAATGTGCCTTCTTATCCGGAATATACTGGATGGCAGCATCGAGACGGGTCGCCTTTCCATTTCGAAAATGATGAGAACAGAGATCTGTTGGCAGATGAAATGACGGTAGAATATTGCCAAGAAGTCCTTGCCTCCTTAGCTTCTGACACATCAGATAAGCCGTTTTTTTTAAGTGCCGGAATTTTCAATCCTCACCAACCACTTCATGTGCCGGGCAAATATTGGGATTTATATGACACCACGTCATTTGATTTCGGATATCTTCAACCGGATACTACCCTTCCATCTTTAACAGCCCTGACGAATCGATACAATGCGAATTCGAATCTGGCCTATGACGTTATGGAGGATGAATCACCTTCAGATGATCCTTACTTCTTTCTGAGACAATTCATTCAAGGATACTATGCGAGCGTGTCATTTGTGGACGATCAAGTAGGTGCATTAATTGAAGCTCTTGAAATAAATGGCTTCAGTGAAAATACGATTGTCATTTTAACCAGTGACCACGGATTCCACCTCGGCTCAAAGGGCTTGTTGGCAAAATCGACTCTTTGGAACGATGCCACATCGATTCCTTTCATTATAAAAGTACCTGGGGAATCTCCTCAAATCATTAGTGACCCTGTTTCCTTAATTGATCTTTACCCAACTTTACTTGAGTATGGACAAGTACCTGAACCTGAGAGTCATGCGATGGACGGGCTGCCTCTTCAGAGTTTGATTTCAGGAGAAAGGGAAAGCACGGCTATCCTCAATGGCTCGTCCAAAGAGTTCTTAGAAGTTGGAGAGCTCAATGAAGTATTTCATAGCCATCATGCTTATCTAAAAGACAGCTACAAATATGTCTACTATTCAAGTGGCGAAGACGAATTATATGATATTGAAATTGATTTCAGAGAAACAAACGATCTATCAGGATTGCCTGAATTTCAAAAAATTCGAAATTCAATGTATCGGGGACTTAGAAATAAGATTGGGTTTATCAGGCCTCCTGAACAGTCCTTCGAATGCCTTTACTATGGTGATTTCGAACAAGATTTAAACGGATGGGGGCCTTCCGAACCCGACTCAAATTTCGGACTGGCTGAAAATGACTCTATAATTGATTCGCAACATCTCTTAATGTTCGGAAACTCATCGCGCCATATTAGCAATGAGAACGTGATCTTCAAAACAACAGGAGCACATACTTTTGGCCTCACAGGCTACTCCAATGCAGATAGCGCTACAGTCTTTATTCGAATAGCAACGGAAAACCATATTTTTTTGGATACCGTGCTGACAATCTTTCCTGACCTTACTAGCTACGAATTCTCATTTGACGTATCTGAGCCTTTGCCTGCTCACGGTGATCTCGCCTTATATCTAAAATCGAATTCAGATATAGACGTACATGTAGACGACGTCTTTTTACGCAATCTCGATGCGTTTAATGAGTCTTTGACTCCGTGTCAATTTGCTGAACCAATCCAAACAGATGTTCTCTTTACACAAGTAGAAAATAGGGCTATGAATGATCTTCTAGACCAATCCTCTGTAACCTGTGAATCTATAAGTGGAAGTGCACCTCAACTTTGGCAACAATTTTCTCCCGACCAAGCTACAGGTATAATAGGAGTTCGAATTCAAGATTTAAACCCTGTAATTGAACTGTTTTCAGACTGCAATGCTCAGAGCTCCATTTGCTTGAATCAACAGACAAGCGACGGAGAAGCTTCTTACCTCACAGATCTGAACCCCGGTGCAACCTACTATTTAAGAATCACTTCTGAAATTGACTCCCCCATTGATAACCTCAATGCCCCTCAGGTTAAAAGTATCTTCCTTAACGCTACGCCTGCTCAATTGGCAGGAGAAAGTTATGAAGTATTGAATCAGACTGATTTTCTTGAATTAGTTGATCAGCCGGTATTTGATCAGCCCATTAAAGATGTGCAATTTCACTTTGAGAAAATACCGACTGGAGAATCAATAACGTATTCTGTCGATTTCGATCCTAGCCTGATCTACCCCATGTCGCTTTTTCCTGATCTTGTCGCAAATGAATTGTACATTATTAAAGTGAAATATAGAGTAGGGGTAATCAGCACGACTGTACCTTATGGCCCTGTAAAGAAGATATTTTTTAAGAGTGAATTCCCTATAATTTCTCAGTTTCTTTTGTTTCCAAACCCTACGACCACAGACCTCTCATCAATAAGTCTTCGATTCAATAATATGGAAACAGGTATGGGCATCGTAAACATCTTCGATATGACAGGGAGACAGATCTTTAGTAAGCAGGCTTCCATTCAATCTTCTGTATTAAACCTATCAGGTCTTCCCCCTCTGTCGCAAGGCACTTACGTAGTGGCTTTTAAGACGATGGAAGGAAAGTCAGCACAAGAATTGCTCTTTGTTCACTAA
- a CDS encoding cryptochrome/photolyase family protein: MPNKELRLVLGDQLNRQHSWWDDDPEGIVVLICEARSETDYVKHHIQKVVAFFLAMRDFAFWLEERGFEVIYVKLDDELNQGSIVENLRYHIDKKKCTSWAYQLPDEYRLDEALKGLSSSLDIPLRVTDTEHFLSERDDLATFFKGKKTYLMESFYRDMRKKYDILMDGENPTDGQWNFDKQNRKSLPKAHTVIDPKTYSKDVVEITEMLEKEGVTTIGRIDPYNFIWPVSRREGLSMLRFFIDECLTNFGDFQDAMRQDEWSVYHSRLSFLMNSKILSPKEVIERVEEAWRDDKSRYPISAVEGFIRQILGWREYMRGVYWAKMPDYSEMNYFGHDRKLPEWYWTGETKMNCMSQSIGQSLDYAYAHHIQRLMVTGNFALLAGIHPNEVDAWYLGVYIDAIEWVEITNTRGMSQFADGGIVGTKPYISSANYIDKMSDYCKNCHYSKSKKTGEKACPFNSLYWDFYDRHRDKLEKNPRIGFVYPTLNKMNSEKRAELLKQADEYLKNLDNL; encoded by the coding sequence ATGCCAAATAAAGAGTTAAGGTTAGTACTCGGAGATCAACTCAACCGCCAACACAGCTGGTGGGATGATGATCCCGAAGGAATAGTAGTGCTGATCTGCGAAGCGCGATCAGAGACTGATTATGTAAAACATCACATCCAAAAAGTCGTGGCTTTCTTTTTGGCCATGAGAGACTTTGCCTTCTGGCTCGAAGAAAGAGGTTTTGAAGTGATCTACGTCAAATTAGATGATGAGCTCAATCAAGGCTCCATTGTCGAAAACCTTAGGTACCATATTGATAAAAAAAAGTGCACTTCTTGGGCTTATCAGCTCCCTGATGAATACCGACTTGATGAGGCTTTAAAAGGTCTCTCAAGTTCGCTCGATATTCCTCTTAGAGTAACAGATACTGAGCATTTTTTATCTGAGAGAGACGATTTGGCTACTTTCTTTAAAGGGAAGAAGACCTATTTGATGGAGTCGTTTTACCGCGACATGCGGAAAAAGTACGATATCCTGATGGATGGGGAAAACCCGACAGACGGACAGTGGAATTTCGACAAGCAAAACCGCAAAAGTCTTCCGAAAGCCCATACGGTAATTGACCCGAAAACATACTCAAAGGATGTTGTAGAAATTACTGAAATGCTCGAGAAAGAGGGAGTCACAACTATTGGGCGTATCGATCCTTATAATTTTATCTGGCCCGTTTCACGTCGAGAAGGGCTGAGTATGCTCCGCTTTTTCATCGACGAGTGCCTGACCAATTTTGGAGATTTTCAGGATGCGATGCGTCAGGATGAATGGTCTGTTTATCATTCCCGACTCAGCTTTTTGATGAATAGTAAAATCCTGAGTCCGAAGGAAGTAATAGAACGAGTCGAAGAAGCTTGGCGAGACGATAAAAGCAGGTATCCCATCTCGGCAGTTGAGGGCTTTATTCGTCAAATTTTGGGCTGGCGGGAGTACATGCGCGGCGTTTATTGGGCTAAGATGCCCGATTATTCCGAGATGAATTATTTTGGTCATGATAGAAAGCTCCCTGAATGGTATTGGACAGGTGAGACAAAAATGAACTGCATGAGTCAATCCATTGGTCAGTCTTTGGATTATGCTTACGCCCATCATATTCAGCGATTAATGGTAACCGGGAATTTCGCACTACTGGCAGGAATTCATCCCAATGAAGTAGATGCGTGGTATTTGGGAGTCTATATCGACGCTATTGAATGGGTAGAAATTACCAATACCAGGGGAATGAGCCAATTTGCCGATGGCGGAATAGTTGGCACCAAACCCTATATCTCTTCTGCTAATTACATCGACAAGATGAGTGACTATTGCAAAAATTGTCACTATTCCAAGTCGAAGAAAACAGGAGAAAAGGCGTGTCCCTTCAATTCACTCTATTGGGATTTTTACGATCGTCATAGAGATAAATTGGAGAAAAATCCAAGAATAGGCTTTGTCTACCCAACCTTGAACAAGATGAATAGCGAAAAGAGAGCAGAGCTCCTAAAGCAGGCTGATGAATACTTAAAAAATCTTGACAATCTCTAA
- a CDS encoding glyoxalase produces the protein MTSERDDRLIQLRPGISLENENATGDKPIGAFQNDVLRPILKFQNSIILAQFKQYLIKFKPAFNAYNSQVQKNYIQDVLKSDSRIKNSLIASVVSVMTLDEYSYYCENKTEINKRIVMLLTKRIQDQLEMLF, from the coding sequence ATGACAAGTGAACGTGATGACAGATTAATTCAGCTTAGACCGGGTATTTCGCTTGAGAATGAAAATGCGACCGGTGATAAGCCTATCGGGGCATTTCAAAATGATGTGCTCAGACCAATTCTAAAATTTCAAAACAGCATTATTCTTGCACAATTCAAGCAGTATCTGATTAAATTCAAACCAGCATTTAACGCCTACAATAGCCAAGTACAGAAGAACTATATCCAGGACGTTTTAAAGAGTGATTCTCGGATCAAGAACTCTCTTATTGCGTCGGTGGTGAGCGTAATGACTTTGGATGAGTACTCCTACTACTGCGAGAACAAGACCGAGATCAACAAGCGAATTGTGATGCTACTTACCAAGCGTATCCAAGATCAGCTCGAAATGCTCTTTTAG
- a CDS encoding TetR family transcriptional regulator C-terminal domain-containing protein, with product MATKTRTTKAKITPKHIIDAYLKYVLTEGKQPPSVFKFADDLGIGEADFYSHFTSFESIEKHIWEDLMAETLKAIEKDSNYESFNAREKLLSFYYTHLEVMKGRRSFIMMRWTGLKEVMKTPDSLKSYKEHFLKFAKRVIVEGINGDEIKERSFISDRYDQAFWLQLVFVIDFWVKDTSADFEQTDAAIEKAVNLSFELLSESTLDRAVDFVKFLWQTK from the coding sequence ATGGCAACAAAAACGAGAACAACAAAAGCGAAAATAACACCCAAGCACATTATTGATGCTTATTTGAAATATGTATTGACGGAAGGTAAGCAGCCACCGTCTGTGTTCAAATTTGCCGATGACTTAGGCATAGGTGAAGCAGATTTCTATTCGCATTTTACTTCATTCGAATCGATTGAAAAGCACATTTGGGAAGACCTTATGGCTGAAACGCTCAAAGCGATAGAGAAAGATTCGAATTACGAGTCTTTTAACGCTCGGGAGAAATTACTCTCTTTCTACTACACTCATTTAGAGGTGATGAAAGGAAGACGTAGCTTTATCATGATGCGTTGGACGGGATTGAAGGAAGTTATGAAAACACCGGACAGCCTTAAATCTTATAAAGAGCATTTTTTGAAATTCGCGAAACGAGTTATTGTAGAAGGCATCAATGGTGATGAGATCAAGGAGCGCTCATTTATCTCAGATCGATACGATCAAGCTTTTTGGCTGCAGTTGGTTTTTGTGATCGATTTCTGGGTGAAAGATACTAGTGCTGATTTTGAGCAGACAGATGCTGCCATTGAGAAAGCGGTGAATCTGTCGTTTGAATTATTGAGCGAATCCACTTTGGATCGTGCCGTCGATTTTGTGAAGTTTCTTTGGCAAACAAAATAA